ttttctctccctacagatgctgccagatctgctgagattttccagcattttctctttggtttcatattccagcattgttgctcgttttaaccttagtttatttgctctaattctgtcacctttgctcatgagtcaccaggtatctttctgataccgccacgtggttcaagtccaagtaatgattaataatgcaacacaccgcttagtaagagttaaatcaacgctcatttattatatacagcaattaatactcacacaataattctacttctaagctactacctaccactaacaggccaatacttaactttggaaatggcccaccaagtcagggaaatGAATtgtctttcgaatgggttctgagcctgcgggattcaaaagctggtacaggtcgatagtcaggagtgtctatctggtagcgatcgttgcagTAAAACCTAcggtttctttcagcaagggtctcgaagggtgcagagaggagaagaagggtcgagttgaacttggcccctattcttatagtccccaggggcttcccgcctctcggggaggaccttgtacctggttccaagtgattggacttggtcccaatcacttggttcgatattctccaatactggagcgattccttgatcgaagggtggtcgtttaccttactttgtgtcagctcctgctggcgccgaaaggtctgggttggctttgtgttactaatttgtagcaattgttcccggggatggctgcttaatatgcagattgctggggtgttgttatgttgatggctgcaggtatcagtttggtctggcttctccagaggcgaatacactgttttacctgcagctgtctgtttgagtcctgttggctgattttcccatcagcctcttccgttcgccattttaaatcggggtttggccattctaattgggagtcagccattttacatggctacagcatcCGCAGTAAATCCAGCaattaaagaaaagtacagcacaggaacgggaccttcggccctccaagcctgtgctgatcacaaTGCCCTAACTAAAGAAAAACCTTCTGCTCTTGctcggtccgtatctctctatttccTCTCTATTCATGTATCCACCTAGATGCCGCTTAAATGTGAGTCAcctcaggaaggagctgcgctccgagagCTAATGATTCCAGGTTGGACTTTTACCCGGTATTGTAATACTTCttactttttccttttgactaagcttacaatttcctttagcatccatggttcctgaatcctgccattCATCCTTCATTTTTacggggacatgcctgtcctgcccttcaatcaactggcctttgtaaacctcccacatgtcagaagtggatttgccctcaaatagccgctcccaaacCACATTCCCCAATTCCTGTCTAATTTGGGTGTAATTGGCCAAGGCCCAATTAAATACCCTcacccactcttgtccttatccatgactactcgAAATCTTATGGAATTACTGTCGCTAAGTCCAAAATACTccaccactgaaacatcaatcaccttgtCTAGCTCATTCCCAATACCAATGGCCCCCTCCTTGGCTGGCTTGTCAACATACTGTTTCAAAATCCTCCcagacacatctaacaaattgctcaccatccgagcccctggctgtcAGGGAttgccagtcaatatgggggaagttaaaatcgcccatcacaactaccctgcttttttcacaccttttcagtatctgtcGACACAAcagctcctctgtctcctgcgggctgttaGGAAGTCTATAATACActaccaacattgtgatttcacccttcttattcctcatctccgcccataatgcctcactacatgATCCCTCCTTACATAAGCGTTTAAACACAGAAATCCAGCTGATCATCCACAATATTAAGTTCAAAGGAATCATATTTCTTTGAAGCTGTGTGAAGAGTGAAGCTTGGCTTCACCATCTTTACATTTTTACTTTAAAATGTTTTTGCCACCTTTCAATACATATCAAGGGCGAGAACCTCTGGCTGTTCCCGACAGTGGGACCTTCCGGTCCTGATGACGATGCACCCTGCTGCCTCTTCCCTGGCAGCATTGGATGGAtccaacaggaaatcccattgacggggcaggaccagaagattctgtTGTTGGCCAACGCACTGCGGGGAGGCCAGACAATTTCACTGAGAGCTGAGGAATTGACCAGCTCTGATTTCAAATGGGGTGAAGGGATCTTCATTCATAGTTATTCACATCTTCCATTTCTTTCTCAGCTGCTAAGTTCATCAAATATTCTAATCTTCCACTTTTACACTTGAATGATGGCTGAGACCAATTAGGTAAAGCACTTTGCCGGGGCTCTGAGATAGCATTGCCATCCAAACAATTTTCATCAGAATACAGAGATAACGGATGTGATTCGACGGcttgtcgcgcccgacttggtgtcggggcaATAACGATGAAACTCACGAGAGGTCTCCTGCGAGATTCGTGACGCTCAAAATGTCTTGCAAGATTTAGCGGAGTCTTGCAAGATgcccgatctggatcttgccctcactggcatgatccagatatgcatatttaaatgaactgttgggctcatttaaatatgcatttggtCGATTCTCCGGGCACTCGGGCTTCACCGCCCCctatgggagacctcgccagaatgCTGATTAGTATTGGTCTACACAAACGTAGGCCAGTTGTAATGGcagctggaggcggggggggggggggggggggggttctatcagGTCATTGGAGACTCCAGGTGGTCAAGCATTGGGCAGGATCGTACCCTGGTACTCTCGCTACCACCTGGGcactttgacactgccagcctggcaccttggtgctgccacccaggcaccatggcagtgccacccaatgccaggggttgggcccgagactgctatgCCCATAacaagtggagtggggggagtcTCGAGGAGGTCGGAAGAGGTATGTTGGgtgcagtgaggaggggggggaaggggcggaGGGGTCCAGAGGCAGCAGTGGGTCTGCTGAGGGGGGGTCAAAAGATCCGCCCTGATCGAACCAGTGCAGGAAACAACGTAAGTGTGGCCTCAACAGGGCGTTCCTTGCTGAGGCCAAAAACAACGGCAAATTGCCATTGGATAACAGGGTATCAAGAAACACCCCAGTAAATACGCCCAACACCTTACATAGAAATGTGAAGTTTGAATCGTGCAAAAAACACAAGATTGTAGAAATAAGAGGATACTTTATTATTCTCATGAATATTTCAGAATAAAAAATTATATTTTAAAGCAACAATCTAGAAATCCCTCATGCGTCTGAAAGATCCGATAGTTGAGTTGTAGCCGCCCCAGTCACTGTATCTCTTGTATTCACCGGGTCTCACGAAGTACTGTCGGCCTCTGTAGTTGGGATGTTCATAGAAGGTCCAGTAACCGTCCATCACATGGCAGGAGTGGATGTCACGGTAACGGAAACGATCGTAGACAGATGGACAGTCATCCATGAATTCCATCATCTGTCCTCCAAAGTCAGACCTCTCGTAAATCCTCATTCTGTAGTTTCCACCTCGGTACTGCAATAGAGATAAATTGTAATTAAGCTAACAATCTTTAGTATCTTGAGAGACAGCCTCCCGGTTGGAAGAGAGCTTAAGGAAGGTTCTAGATTATGCTTCTGTGCCGCGAGAGACAGCTCGGTAACATCCATTAAGGAAGATATTATTTACTAGTGGAAACCATCAAGTGACTAAAAGAACAAATTGATACAGAAAAACAGAGAAATGTTTTGATTcttttatttattcgttcatgggatgtgggcatcactggctgggccaacatttattgcccatccctaattgtcctggagggggcagttaagagtcaaccacattgctgttggatctggagtcacatagaatCAACAGTCCAGaagaagtctgcaccaacccattgaaAGAGCGCTCTACTtaagtccaccctatccccgtaacccagtaaccccacctctctttttggacactaaggggcaatttagcatggccaatccacctaacctgaacatctttggactgtgggaggaaactggagaacccagaggaaacccacgcagacatgggagaaagtgcaaactccacacagtcacccaagtctcgaattgatcccgggtccctgaagctgtgagggagcagtgttaaccactgtgccaccatgcctccccttGCAGTCATGTTGACCAGACCAGGCATGGATGatagctttccttccctaaaggacattcgtgtaccagatgggtttttctgacaatcaacaatggtcatcattagacttttaatgccaGAATTTGAATTttgccatctgcagtggcaggatttgaacctgccaTTACTTTGGGTCtccggtttactagtccagtgacaataccgctatgccactgcctccccttctaTATAGACACATACAGGTAGAAGGTTTTCAGTTTCACTATTTAAAATTTCCACAATAAGAATATAATATTTCATTCTTATTTAATGTATTAAAAATGTATTAGGTGAGAGCAACGGCATCAATGATTAGATGTTAGTGTCTCATTGTAGGTGATATTTCTAAACTTCCAATGTAACCATTTAGTTAAAAATAATTAGAAAATTGTTCATTGAATTATGTAGATGATAAAGCACAAATTCAGCCCTACTAGTCCATACTCTCTACGCAAGATCCCTTGGATTCTATATTCCTATCCTAGCTTTCAGAAGTCCTGAAACCAATTTTATACCAATTAACCTTCCACCCCTGAACACCAATTACTGCTATcactggagaatcctggccaaagtTTTAGTGCAAGTTATTAGCAAGTTGTTACTTTCTAGCCCTTCATTGAGATGAAATATGCAAATTATCAAAGGTAACTTACATATGGGTAGGAGCGACATGAGCCGATGCTGTCATTGAACCCCATCCAGCGCTGGTAGTCAGGATATTCTCCTCTGCTCAGAACATACTGGTATCCCATGTAATTGGGTCTCTCATACATCACCCACCAGTCACTCATGACACGCATGGAGTTACAGCGGCTGAAGTAAGAGGACAGATCAGCACACTCACTACTGCACTCATAGTGCCGACCCTGGAAGTTCCTGTCCTCGTAAAAGATAATCTGTGGAAAGAGACAAAAGCCTGAAATTAATAATTTCTCAAATCAGGAAATGTTGAATGAAGAATTCTAATGCCATGTATATACACTGAGTTATCCTTGCCTTTCCCATTTTAAATTCACTGTTAGTTTAGCAACTGACTGAATGTGTCACTGCTTCACACAGCTTGGTGTTTATATACTGGGCAGAAATGCCtcactgtgctgtactttgttaTTCTAATGATTTAATCCTGAAAAATCAGCAAAATGCAACACGTTGTAGTTATTACAGTTAAACACCTGAAAGACATTTGATGTGTCATTGATTCTTCTTCATTTGCCGTCATGCCTCTTTAATTGTTGTTTGAATAAAACATTTCTGGAACAGTCACAGCTCTGTTTTCGCCCAGGCCTGTTTAAATCATTTGGTAATCTGCTCTGAAATCGGTGATGATGAAGACTTACATATCTAGGTAATGTGCCTTTGTGTATGACCTTGCATGCATGTGGTTGATGCATAATTATGTGGGGTAGTGCATTACCCACTCTCAAAGCCTGTCATGTAACAACATCATGGTTGCCATTGATCTCATCATTGGTTCCATATGCAGCCACATTGTAGATGGTGTTTGTTAACACAACTTGCAGATCATACTTGTTTTTATGTATTCTAAACAGAGACCTACATCCTGCATTTGCCTGAATTTTGTTTTAATGTTCTGAACATCTAAATAGGAATATTAGAATCGGAATGGCATCAACAGGAAGTTGAGATGTAAAAAACAGCGACAGGGATCAGAATGATTGTTTAGTTGCATTTCTCTTGAGGGTGTCAGGATAAGAGTCTGGTACTGACAACAATTGAAGGTGAAAGGGCATGAAAAAAACTCACTAGGTTAGAGAAGGATGGAATGCATGTACAACATCAGAAACTGGACAAAATAAGGAAGGACAGTTgtgcacagtgtagagggtgccatctccgctactccactactgggccgatatctggggtttgaatatctgtgtgtgtctctctccagctggcactgaaacttcagaggccaggggatgtcgcgctgggacacttccactgaagagagcactgattcaagcctgccgtttattcctaaccgacagcctgagacttatatcacacagatctccagacccctaccaatacccaggtgattctctctcttgccggtggtgcaacagccacccggttcctactccactagagtagctttcccaagagagagaataggacactgctgtttatttcctaaccagcagtctgtcctgagtgaatcgctcaagatgaccctcgattcctgaacccggaattaaggtgaggagtattttaacaatgacttggtcagagatcgctggtgaaagattgaagaatttaaacgactccaattatcatcaaatcaaggtttattgcaaaacccaggtcaaaatcaccaacagaagaaacacaataaaatcttatgctctaatacaaactaaggctattcaaaagtaatatagcggacacaacgaaaattcgtatgcttacacagcttttagcaatatcacaaggcacaaaaacaagttcccttccccaaagcctcaaccactattaaagtcaagggagtttcgtatgctgctgcggagtacttacggtcacaggctgcagaggtcaagtcaggggtgcagaggtcgagccacgaacgaagagccccctactcgaaaacacagccccttttatatagttatacctggctttgttctgtgatcggccagccccttttgcattgaaaaggtaagtttttaaagttcccgctggtcccgccccctttgagctggtcagagctgtatgtttctgccggcagcttctgtcaagcttggagtacctcccccaggtccgcctccaacttggtttttctgccggtagcttctgtcaagcttggagtacctcccccaggtccgcctccaacttggttttttcagacctgtgcgatttgaatttggcgctggctccgcccccctcctcccagtgagtttctgccggtagctcctgtcaagattggagtacctcccccaggtccgcctccaacttggtttttctgccggtagctcctgttgattttctaggggcttttccagcgcaatatgctggactcagacagtctgatttctagtttaacgaggttaggctcttctgtggagaatttcagtgtcttccagctgctccggagatggctgctattctcacctcgctatgttgatggggtgttaattggattctgctctggtggaggccaggtgtaaggttttcgggcaattcggcccttttggagaaactcagagactgtaaactgactttccagccaagggaacagaaccagttttcccagcaggcttggcccgctgagctgagtagggacataagcacatttacatttgcatggggctatgaccatcccattgtcctgcttgcatgcaagcctcctgtgtattcccgtgcccctttgtctgtgttttgatgttatcttgttgtctggctccttcttccttgtagctcctaggggggtgtttgcaaatatttatgtgcttatgtccctactcagctcagc
This genomic window from Scyliorhinus torazame isolate Kashiwa2021f chromosome 2, sScyTor2.1, whole genome shotgun sequence contains:
- the LOC140406931 gene encoding gamma-crystallin S-1-like, with product MPQPIHCKIQDLEIKLMILRQVDVYKAIIKATFSKHVCVHEADCFCLFPQIIFYEDRNFQGRHYECSSECADLSSYFSRCNSMRVMSDWWVMYERPNYMGYQYVLSRGEYPDYQRWMGFNDSIGSCRSYPYYRGGNYRMRIYERSDFGGQMMEFMDDCPSVYDRFRYRDIHSCHVMDGYWTFYEHPNYRGRQYFVRPGEYKRYSDWGGYNSTIGSFRRMRDF